Part of the Loxodonta africana isolate mLoxAfr1 chromosome 15, mLoxAfr1.hap2, whole genome shotgun sequence genome is shown below.
TGAAGTGTGAAAATGCTAGTCCCTGTAATAGGAGAAATCTGACCAGGGTAGGAGCCAAGCTGAAGGCACCAGGACTATCCCTTGAATATAGGTGGCAAGAGGGAAGACACTGAATTAAGGAGAGAGCAGAGGTACTATCAGGacagggaaagaaagcaaagGCAAACAGAGTGTGAAGGGTGGGAAGCATCAATGGCCTCCTCAAGTGAGACTTTAGGAGAGGTAATATCCTAGATTTTGCTGTTACAATAGTTGTTGGTACAGCAACTATGCACATAAGTCCGACCATTGCGTTTAACTTGTTGGGCTTTGCAGAATTTCTGACACTCCATATATGCTAGCTGGAGCTCGTTATCTGTGGCAGAGAAGAACAATAGAAAAATAAGCCAGTGATCTATGTTCTTCAAAGACATATCAAACCTGGCAGTAGTTCTGTGAGTACAAATGTAACCAGGTAACAGGATAGGTGTAGACATGGCTTCCCAGGTAATACTCCTCCTGGAGCAGCGGGAAGGTGATGCGGAGATCACTGGCCAGCTGCGGGCGTTGTTTGCCTGAGTTCCCTGATAACCCTCTGTTCCGTACACCTGCTTCACTCCCTTTCCTGCTGGAAAATCAGCAGCTATTGCTTTAGTGCCTTCAGAATCAAAATCAGTCTGGTCAGTTTTACTAAGAATGGAACCCCCGCCTTCCACCTCCCGTCCCCTTTTCCCAAGTCTTCTGTGTGCACGTACGGGGACCAGAGCTACCTGTGCCGAGGGGCATGCTACGCTCTGGTTCCTGTCCAGAGATAGCCTCAGTCTGAGATGTAGGCACCACTTCAATTTCTTGCTGATCAATCCTCCCAAAACGTTTCTAAGGATCCTATAACACCTTCCTAAAATGTTTCTAAGGGTCCCGCGACAGCTTCCCCGACCTCCTAACTTACCCTTGTAGATCTTTAAACTCATGCACATCTCATCCTCCTGAGCAGTACAGACACCAAAACCTCTTCTACAGCGGTCTGCTTTTATGTGAAGATGGCACGTTAAACACTTCAGTGATGTGTCTGCTGGAGATCACAGGGCTGGTGTGAGCCCAGGGGAGAGACAGGCACTAGGGAAGGAGCTAGAAAAACCCTGACCCTGATGATGGGTTGTGGGTGGATGAAGAGCTAGTGGTGGGATACTTTGAGTTCTCACTAACGCCTCGTCTCAGAGTAATGGAAAGAAAATGCTGTTGTGAGAATAAAAGATTTCTAGTCCCAACTTCAGCCTTTCAACTAGGGTAACTTGGAACGAAGTCTTACCCtccatgtcatttgatttctctaaCTCTAAAATGGTGTTGTTAATGCTGGCCCGGCCAACCTGACGGAACTGTGAAAGGCACAAGTGTAATAATTAGGGTGAgggctttaaaatattttgtccaAGCTAGTGTTGCTATTAGTCCTTGGATAGTGGAAATGGTTACTGCTCTTGGCTGTTAAAAGTTggagttcgagtctacccagaggtgcctcagaagaaagacctggggatctacttccaaaaaatcatccatagaaagccctatggaggcTGAGGGCTCtaggggccatggtctcagggaacatctagctcaattggcataacatagtttatacagaaaatgttctatgttctactttggtgagtagtgtctggggtcataaaagcttgtgagtggccatctaagattctacactggtctcaccccgtctggagtgagggagaaagaagaaaaccaaggacacaagggaaagattagtccaaaggactaatggaccacaactaccagaacctccgccagactgagtccagcacaactagatggtgcctggctaccaccacctactactctgacaggtatcacagtagagggtcctggactgagctggagaaaaatgtagaacaatatctaactcacacgcacacagaaaagaccagaccagttcacccttcagccaaagattagacaggcccataaaacaaaatgagattaatgggcacaccagctagtggcaaggatgagaaggcaggaggggacaggaaagctggtaattcaaaacccaaggtctagaagggaagagtggtgacatgtcgtggggttagcaaccaatgtcacaaaactgtgtgtcttaattgtttaatgagaaaacttgttagctctgtaaaccttcatctagagtacaataaaaaaaaattttttaaaaagaaaaccctatagagcacagtgcTATGCTGCCACACAAGGGGGCGCTGTGAGTCGCAATTGGCTTGACTGCAAACTGGCTTAGTTTTGTAGTTACTTAGGTTCAATTAATAGTTCAAAATAACAGAACATATCACAATATCTAGGCAACAAATTACAATACAAAAGAGTCCCAAATGTCAGGCATCACGTAATAGTAACACTACCGGTGCCGTCTTGCTGATTTTGACccacggtggccccatgtgtgtcagagtagaactgtgctccataggcctttcaatggctggtttttcggaagtagatgccaaggcttttcttctgaggtgactctgggtggactcaaaccttcaaccttttggttagcagccaagaatgttAACCAAGTGTTAAGACACTCAGGGACTCTGAACCTAAGTAAAAGGCCTCATGAATTAGAGCACACTTAGTGACTCCTTTTCAGGGTATTGTGGAGTGAAATAATCAAAATACAGCCTTCATTTAAAAAACCTCTCCCACTGCTGTATCTAAGTGAGAAAAGGAAGTAGCATTTATTATGCATATCATTTGGCCCATCTTTTCTCACGTTGTATCTGATTTAAGCCTCCCAAAAACCTTGGTCTCCATTTCTCAGATGAGCAACCAAGGGTACAGAGAAGTTATCAGTGACtgagccttttttcttttttaatctgtcTGATCCCAGAACATCTAGAATTTTCTCTCCTAGAATCACTTGTTCTAATATAAAGTTCTTGAAAAGGGTATCAAAAGTCATTATCTGGCAATAAAACAAACTGCAAAATAATTCATTATAGACTAGTAAGCTCCCTTAGGAAATGGGATGtagatttaaaaatgaaaaagagatttTAACAAAATTCTTGCTAGGGTTTTCGATTATGGGAAATGGTAGGTACAGAAGAGGGGAAGCAGGGTGAGGGGGTAGCTGTGGAGCCTTGAGCCCTTGGTGGGGGTTTGTAGGTTGTTGAACAGGAAAGCAACCTCAGCAGAGAAGGCAGAGAGAGTGTTCTGAAGGTTGGCTTCCTCTCCCTCATAAATGTGATCCAAGCTCAGCCCTGCATTGACACCAACTGGGCTTGTGGAGTTTTCCTGGGGCTCCCTAGATCTGTCTCTAGAGCCCACTCCTCAGATCTGTGACTCTTACCCATAGTGACACAGACGAAGGAGAAGGCCAACAAGAGTGGTTTGTCCATTCTGCGCAGGAGAAAAAAGAAGCCAAGGGCTATGGTCACAAGTCTTTACACTACAGGGAGCAAAACTTGCTCCTTCACCATAGGTCAGTGATTTTCATGCCTCAGTGGAACCAATCACAAGGTTCCCTCTTGGAGCTCAAGTGTCTTTTCTAGCCTCTCCACAGCAGAGTATGATAATTAATAGATGTTGGGGTCCTCACTGAGCTGAccttgttttgttacatatagTCTTCACCATAATAATCATTATTCTTACGGTTACGATGCTATTATTCTTATCTCAATTTCACAAAGGAGAAAACAGCCTTGGTGAGTAAGGTCCAGTATCTTCCTCCCAATGCTATATATTTAGGGACGGATTGAACcagcactcaaaataagactttCTAATTCTAGAAGCAGCACTTTTAGCCAGCGTAATTCAATGACTCTTTGAGATATATTCAtacatccaacaaatatttattgagtgcttttaTAAACTAAACACAGTTCCATGTGTGGGAGAGCAAAGCAGAGCAATGCCAAAGTCAGACAAGCTCACCTAGCTCTTACTTTATGGATGAGAAACAGGGTGGAAAGAGAGGGAAAGATATGAAATCTGTGATGAAGACAGAACTTTGGATTCTCAGTTCAGAACTCCTTTTTACCTTACCAGAAATCTGTCCTCCAAGGGTAGGGACTGTTTACTTTGTGCTCCCACTTCCTAGAATTATCCTACGATTTGATATGTAGCAAATTTATATTGTGAATCTGGATAGTTCTGTTCACAATTTAGGTTATCTATCTCTATGAATGTTAGTGCAGGTTCACCATGGGTAAGGCAGTGGAAATCTATGGCCAATCCTGGCATTCTAAGCCTCCCAAACTTATTCAGTCAGCTGATGGTACTTTGACCGGAGATACTAGAAATCTTCCACAATGAAGTGGGCTAACAGCATGTTCTTTAGTTGTAGGAGCAATATATTCATTAAAACTTATCGAGTCTGACATTTGCGGACGGGAGACAAGGATTCGGTGGAATGAAGTCTTGGCTCAAGTGCTGTAAAATATATAATGCTCCTTTTCTATGACCAGTGTGGGGAGCCCATCTTTGTCGAGAAGAGAGCCAGAAGCCTCAGGCATGAAGAAATTGGTTCCTTTGAAAATAATCAATATTAGAATGGAGAGCAAAGTTGTGAAGTCTTTGAATTTAATTTCCTATTCTGCCACATTTCAAGAAAGGATGTTATAAAGTAAATGGTATTTTTCAGAACATTCTTAGGCTTATTGAAAAGGCAAATCTCTAAGCCTGGAGCTTGGGTTTGCAAGACTATTAGAGCATTTAATTTCTCACTTCTTTGTTTCGGTTTTAGTTTTTGCTTTGTCCTCTGTTTGAAGATAGTGACTTTAGAATAATAGTAAAGGAAGCAGACATTCTAGATTAAACTGCAATGTGTTCACACAGTTTCTATTCTTCTTTCAAGGTTTCCTTTGGCTTTCTGAAAGGGCCCTTTCAGTTTATGAGTCTTCTACCTACTGGATTATTTCCAGTTAGGATTGTGGAAATTTGCAACTCAATCCAAGCACTGAGATTCTCTGATCAACTCCTTACCCTCTCAGAGTACCTCATCCATCAAATTTCCTTCTGAAATCAAGTTCTTTTAGCATAGAGTAGGAGGGATAGGTATTAGCACCTATTAACAGAGATAGTGTGTATAACGGAAAGAACATTTTGCTGGGAGTCTGCAGACCTGTGATGATTGATCACTAATGGCATTTCTAGTAAGCCATTCATCTTtgatgtaagttttttttttaattgttattgtactttaagtgtaagtttacaaaccaagtcagtctctcatatgaaaacttacacataccttgctatatacttctagttccCCTCCCTCAAATGAGACATGAcgccccttccctccactctctttttttgtgtccatttggacagcttctgactccctctgccctttcatctcttctgcagacaggaggtgcccacatagtttcatgcgtctacttgatccaagaagctcactcttcaccagtatcatcgtctatcccatagtccagtccaatccctgtctagagagttggctgtgggaatggttcctgtcttgggctaacagaaggtctggggactatgacccccagggtctctctagtctcagtcagaccattgagtctggtctttttacgagaatttggggtctgcatcccactactctcctgctccctcaggggttctctgttgtgttcccagtcagggcagtcattggttgtagccaggaaccttctagttcttctggtctcaggctgatgtagtctctgatttatgtggccctttctgtctcttggtctcataattaccttgtgtctttggtgttctttattctcctttgctccaggtgggttgagaccaattgatgcatcttagatggctgattgctaggatttaagaccccagatgccgctctccaaagtgggatgcagaatgttttcgtgatagattttattatgccagttgacttagatgtcccctgaaaccatggtccccaaacccccgcccctgctacgctggcctttgaagcattcagtttattcaggaaacttctttgcttttggtttagtccagttgtgctgacctcctctgtattgagtgttgtccttcccttcacctaaagtagttcttatctactatctaattagtaaatatccctctcccaccctccctccctcccccctctcgtaaccacaaaagaatgcattcttctcagtttaaactatttctcaagatcttataatagtggtcttataatatttgtccttttgcaattgactaatttcactcagcataatgtcttccaggttcctccatgttatgaaatgtttcacagattcatcactgttctttatcgatgtgtagtatttcattgtgtgaatataccataatttatttatccattcatccgttgataggcaccttggttgcttccatctttttgctattgtaaacaatgctacaatgaacatgggtgtgcatatacctgttcgtgtaaaggctcttatttctctaggatatattgcaaggagtgggattgctgggtcatatggtagttctatttctagctttttaaggaagcgccaaatcgatttccaaagtggctgtaccattttacattcccacccgcagtgtataagtgttccagtctctctacaacctctctaacatttattattttgtgttttttggatgaatgccagccctgttggagtgagatggaatctcatcgtagttttgatttgcatttctctaatggctgatgatcctgagcatttcctcacgtatctgttagctacctgaatgtcttctgtagtgaagtgcctgttcctatcttttgcccattttttcattgggttatttgtctttttgtagttgagttttttgcaatatcatgtagattttagagatcagacacagatcagaaatgtcatagctaaaaactttttcccagtctgtaggtaatctttttactcttttggtgaagtctttggatgagcataggtgtttgatttttaggagctcccagttatctagtttctcttctgcattgttagcaatgttttgtatacttgtttatggcatgtaatagggcttctagcattgtccctattttttcttccatgatctttatcattttagattttatatttagatctttgatccatttcaagctcgtttttgtacatggagtgaggtaggggtcttgtttcatttttttgcggatggatatccagttatgccagtaccatttgttaaaaagactatcttttccccattaaactgctttgggacctttgtcaaatatcaaccactcatatgtggatggatttacgtctggattctcaattctgttccattggtctgtgaatccgttgtaccagtaccaggctgttttgactactgtggct
Proteins encoded:
- the PATE3 gene encoding prostate and testis expressed protein 3 → MVVSPLPRSELDVLLQPDTSTYANHPCLSKTFRQVGRASINNTILELEKSNDMEADTSLKCLTCHLHIKADRCRRGFGVCTAQEDEMCMSLKIYKDNELQLAYMECQKFCKAQQVKRNGRTYVHSCCTNNYCNSKI